One window of the Daphnia pulex isolate KAP4 chromosome 8, ASM2113471v1 genome contains the following:
- the LOC124199393 gene encoding FK506-binding protein 59-like, with translation MNPKNEKGLFRMGQALLGIHEPEEVKKHFEAILQFDSNNKAAANQVVICNAKIRELREKDKKLYSSIFNKVVENDRQVSEKNGGKWLYGWWDESTKGVQLDVDLAHIERDKQEAVEQLKAERRKIQADFFKRYGGRKPNIVSVNGKPLNLNEDEGEEEDDKSSSEHQNAESTETPTESSHESSNDLQSLAEQGDGYAGTDAVGQ, from the exons ATGAacccgaaaaatgaaaagggttTATTCCGTATGGGCCAG GCACTTTTGGGCATTCACGAGCCTGAGGAAGTCAAGAAACATTTCGAGGCGATTCTCCAATTTGATTCGAACAACAAGGCGGCCGCCAATCAAGTGGTGATCTGCAACGCCAAGATTCGGGAGCTACGCGAAAAGGACAAGAAATTGTACTCTAGCATTTTCAACAAGGTGGTCGAAAACGATCGACAGGTAAGCGAAAAGAATGGAGGCAAATGGCTTTACGGTTGGTGGGACGAATCGACGAAGGGTGTCCAGCTGGACGTTGATCTGGCTCATATCGAACGAGATAAACAAGaagctgtggaacagttgaaGGCTGAACGTAGGAAGATCCAAGCAGATTTTTTCAAGCGTTACGGGGGCAGGAAACCCAACATTGTGTCAGTCAACGGGAAACcgctaaatttgaatgaagatgagggtgaagaagaagatgacaaaAGCTCTTCGGAACACCAAAATGCGGAGTCGACAGAAACACCAACAGAGTCATCACATGAGTCATCCAACGATCTTC AAAGCCTTGCGGAACAAGGCGATGGATATGCCGGAACCGACGCAGTGGGACAATGA